Within Oribacterium sp. oral taxon 102, the genomic segment CATACTCCTTTTCCTCCGCATGGTCATGCCCGATCAGCTCGTCGCAGACCTCCTCCGGGCTGAGCGCTGCCGGGAAGAAGGTCGGCCAGCGGTTTTCCGGATCCTCGATTGCATCGAAGCTCTCATTGCTCATACGAATGTGGAAGTGTTCCGCCTCTGCCGGCTCGATCATATGGTCGTTGATCTCGACATAAAGCGGCGCGCCGGATGCCTTGTCCGCCGCCTCGAAGCGGTACATCGCCGCCTTGGTGCCGGTAGACCAGTTCTGGATATAATAGCCCACATAGTTATAGTCCGACTCTACGGTCTTGCCCGCATTGTCCGTGAAGGCAATGTGCTTCCCGTCGATCCTGATTCTGCTGTATTCCGACTCGTAGCCCTTGGCATAGTAGTCCTTGTACTCTGCCGCCGTCATCTTGCCGGACTCCGCCTTATGCTCGAAGGCCTCGTCCAGTGCGCCGGACTGCAGCAGCGGATAGCCGGACTGCCACTCGCCGGCCCAATCCGAGAGCGCCCTGTCCTTTACCTCACTATCCTCAAAGGTAGAGACCTCCTTACTGTGGTCATGCTCGTGTCCGTGCTCATGCTCATCCTCGTCTGCCTGCATGCCTTCCTTCACTTCCTCTTCCTTGATGCTGTCTCCCAGCACCGAAAGAAGGTTAATGACCTTCCGGTTCGGGTTGCTGGACTCTGCCAGCGCGTCCTCTACCCAGCCATCCGACTCACCGCCGACATAGAGGAAGAGATCGCAGGATGCGATCTTCATAATGTCGTCCACGGTCGGCTGGTAGCTGTGAAGATCCACGCCATTGTTCAGGAGCAGCGTGAGCTCGGCATTCTTCGCATCCTCGCCGAGAATCTCTCTCACCCAATCGTACTCCGGGAAGATGGTGCTGACCACCTTCAGTTTCTTCCCTGTTTCTGCTTCCATGGCTGCTGTCGTGTTCTCTGCCGCCGTGCTGCTCGCCGCTGCCGCATTCTCCGCCTGCTTCCCGCAGCCGATCAGGCATGCCGCCATCATTGCCGCTGCAGCCAGTACCGATACAAATTTTCTCATTTCCTACCTCCGAATCCTTCTGTTTCTGTCATACTGTAGAGAGGCGACTGTTCGCCGCTCCCCGGGAGACCCGGCACTCTAATCATCCAGACGAACCTTCTGGCTGACCAGCGTCATCGGCGTACGATCCGTCTCCGGAATGCGGCAGCGCCTCCGCACCGACGGCAGAAGGAAAAGAAGCAGCGCAGCCCCGAGCACCGCGCCGCCGATCTGCCGCAGCACCCGCTCTGCCAGCTGCATACAGACGCAGATCGGGCAGTCCTCCCCGCTGCACCTGTGCCCCGCCTCCGCCGCGAGAAACAGTGCGGACAGGAGAAACGCAAGGAGCAGGAAAAGACAGAGCAGATACACGGTATATTTCTGTTTGTTTTCCTGCATCGCTTCGCCCTCCCTTCTCTTCCCTGTATCGACCGGCTCCGGCTGCCGCCCCTGTATCTTTTAAATTTGAAAACTGTTTTCAAATTTTACAACGCTTCCCCTGCCTTGTCAATATGAAAACCAATTTCACATTTGATATCGGAGCATACGCATACCATGCTTTCCAAAAATGTGTATCGTCGGACACATCGCAAAAATAGGGGCTGTGGCAAAACGAGAAATCGTTTTGCCACAGCCCCTATTTCCTATGCTATATCACATTTTATTTCAGTCTACAGAAATCATGACATTCGTTGCCTTGATAACCGCAACCGCTTCCTTGCCCGGCACGAGTCCCAGCTCCTTCACCGCTTCCATCGAAATGGTGGATGTGATTCCAATTCCGCCTGCCGTATCCAACTTAACAATGGAATTGACGGTGCCATCCTTTACCGATACCACAGTTCCCTTGATCTGATTCCGCGCGCTGATCTTTACGAAGTCCAGCGCCATCATTACGTCCGTCGCTTTCACAACGGCTGTCGCGTCCTTACCCGGTACGAGTCCCAGCTCCCTGATGGACTCCATGGAAATGGTTGCAGAAATACAATTGCCGCCTGCCGCCTCTAATTTCACGATGCCGTTAACAGCCCCCTCGTTAATCTCCTTTACCCTGCCTTTTATCTGATTTCTTGCACTTAACATCTGAGCTCCTCCATATCTTTTACAAAAAAAGACCGGCACACGCATAGCCTCTCGTGTAGCACGGATGCAATGCGTTCCCCGTGCCTTCGGCTTGTATTACGTTGTATGCCGGTTAAAAGC encodes:
- a CDS encoding metal ABC transporter solute-binding protein, Zn/Mn family, with the translated sequence MRKFVSVLAAAAMMAACLIGCGKQAENAAAASSTAAENTTAAMEAETGKKLKVVSTIFPEYDWVREILGEDAKNAELTLLLNNGVDLHSYQPTVDDIMKIASCDLFLYVGGESDGWVEDALAESSNPNRKVINLLSVLGDSIKEEEVKEGMQADEDEHEHGHEHDHSKEVSTFEDSEVKDRALSDWAGEWQSGYPLLQSGALDEAFEHKAESGKMTAAEYKDYYAKGYESEYSRIRIDGKHIAFTDNAGKTVESDYNYVGYYIQNWSTGTKAAMYRFEAADKASGAPLYVEINDHMIEPAEAEHFHIRMSNESFDAIEDPENRWPTFFPAALSPEEVCDELIGHDHAEEKEYDEHVWLSLKNAKVLVNAIAEDLAELDGAHRDSYMANAAAYTEKLSALDQEYQSAVDAAPNKTVLFGDRFPFRYMVDDYGLDYYAAFVGCSAETEASFETVVFLAKKMDELGLHSVLKIESSDGKIADTIVQNTKEKNQSVLTLDSMQSTTAKDVENGATYLSIMEKNLDVLKEALR
- a CDS encoding TOBE domain-containing protein, translating into MLSARNQIKGRVKEINEGAVNGIVKLEAAGGNCISATISMESIRELGLVPGKDATAVVKATDVMMALDFVKISARNQIKGTVVSVKDGTVNSIVKLDTAGGIGITSTISMEAVKELGLVPGKEAVAVIKATNVMISVD